Proteins encoded in a region of the Geobacillus genomosp. 3 genome:
- a CDS encoding YigZ family protein translates to MLQNYYTVKGYGEHEIVIEKSRFICYINRAETEEEAVAFIQQIKKKHWDATHNCSAYVIGEHDQIQKANDDGEPSGTAGVPMLEVLKKKGVKDTVAVVTRYFGGIKLGAGGLVRAYGRAVSEGLNAAGIVERRLMRVMQVTIDYSWLGKVENELRSSVYTIKNIDYADRVTFDVFVPEDGQHPFNEWITELTNGRADIQAGEQQYVELDLPPGQQ, encoded by the coding sequence ACACGAAATCGTGATTGAAAAGTCGCGGTTTATTTGCTATATCAACCGTGCGGAAACGGAAGAAGAGGCGGTTGCTTTTATTCAACAGATCAAGAAAAAACATTGGGACGCCACCCATAACTGTTCGGCGTATGTGATCGGCGAGCACGATCAAATTCAAAAAGCGAATGACGACGGCGAACCGAGCGGCACGGCGGGCGTGCCGATGCTCGAGGTGCTGAAGAAAAAAGGGGTGAAAGACACCGTTGCCGTCGTCACCCGCTACTTCGGCGGCATTAAACTCGGCGCTGGCGGCTTGGTGCGCGCTTACGGCCGCGCCGTCTCGGAAGGCTTGAACGCCGCAGGCATCGTCGAACGCCGGCTCATGCGCGTCATGCAGGTGACGATCGACTATTCGTGGCTTGGGAAAGTGGAAAATGAATTGCGGTCGTCCGTATATACTATTAAAAACATCGACTACGCCGACCGCGTTACGTTCGACGTTTTTGTTCCCGAGGACGGCCAACACCCGTTCAATGAATGGATCACGGAACTGACAAACGGCAGGGCGGATATTCAGGCGGGAGAACAACAGTATGTAGAACTCGACCTCCCTCCTGGACAGCAATGA
- a CDS encoding LCP family protein, giving the protein MAHERKLHRKKIKKRKRRRRIVFGCLLLFLVLAASGLGYASFLMHKMKTAMNEAYEEIGTKQDAGDHLDPKKDSFTVLFIGIDDSKTRNFQSDTRSDALILAAFNAETKSVKMVSIPRDSYVYIPCEDDYDKITHAHAYGGTKCTIESVEHLFDISIDYYVKMNFYAFIDVVDALGGIEMEVPYDIREKDAEDHRNAIVLKKGYQHLNGEEALALARTRKKDNDIERGKRQQQILQAILKKASHAGSIPKYDDVIEAIGSNMKTNFTFGDIKALIYYVSSGNSIQTESLVLKGTDDNEGVYYYRLDEQSVEQVSDALRAQLQASAAPISPGEQDDDQ; this is encoded by the coding sequence ATGGCCCATGAACGAAAACTTCATCGAAAAAAAATAAAAAAACGAAAGCGGAGACGGCGCATCGTATTCGGATGCCTGCTTCTCTTTTTAGTATTGGCCGCCAGCGGCCTTGGCTATGCTTCTTTTTTAATGCATAAAATGAAAACAGCCATGAACGAGGCGTATGAGGAGATCGGCACAAAACAAGATGCAGGCGATCATCTCGATCCGAAAAAAGATAGTTTTACCGTATTGTTTATCGGCATTGACGACAGCAAAACGCGCAATTTCCAAAGCGATACGCGATCCGACGCGCTCATTTTGGCCGCTTTTAACGCCGAAACAAAATCCGTCAAAATGGTGAGCATCCCGCGCGATTCGTACGTCTACATCCCTTGTGAAGACGATTACGATAAAATTACCCATGCGCATGCTTATGGGGGGACGAAATGCACGATCGAGTCTGTCGAACATTTATTTGACATCTCCATTGACTACTACGTCAAGATGAACTTCTACGCCTTCATCGATGTCGTCGATGCGCTCGGCGGCATTGAAATGGAAGTGCCGTATGACATCCGTGAGAAAGACGCCGAAGACCATCGCAACGCCATCGTCCTCAAAAAGGGCTATCAGCACTTAAACGGGGAAGAAGCACTGGCGTTGGCCAGGACGCGCAAAAAAGACAATGACATCGAACGCGGCAAGCGGCAGCAACAAATTTTGCAAGCCATTTTGAAAAAAGCAAGCCATGCCGGTTCCATTCCGAAATATGATGATGTCATTGAAGCGATTGGAAGCAATATGAAAACGAACTTCACCTTCGGGGATATAAAAGCGTTGATTTATTACGTATCGTCGGGCAACTCCATTCAGACGGAATCGCTTGTCCTTAAAGGGACGGATGACAATGAAGGGGTTTACTACTACCGCCTCGATGAACAATCCGTCGAGCAAGTGTCCGACGCCCTGCGCGCCCAGCTGCAAGCATCGGCGGCTCCCATATCGCCAGGGGAACAAGATGACGATCAGTAA
- a CDS encoding glycosyltransferase family 4 protein has protein sequence MGYFLTLLLCFLASVCITPLVKRLAFAIGATDRPNQRKVHQKVMPRLGGLAIYVAFVIGVLFLDPDNAVEVPILIGSVIIIITGILDDLIELSPKVKLTGQLIAAFVVVVFGGIQVEYINLPFGSQLHFGVLSIPLTILWIVGITNAINLIDGLDGLAAGVSAIALVTITWMAFLKGDLFVAGMSIILIGSILGFLVYNFHPAKIFMGDTGALFLGYMISVLSLLGFKNVTAISFIIPVIILGVPISDTFFAIIRRLVKRQPLSAPDKSHLHHCLLRLGYTHRQTVLIIYGVSALFGLIAVILSKAAAWVSLIILTVIVLVLEVVAEKIGLVGHEYRPILRIVQGLRYVNGKMK, from the coding sequence ATGGGTTACTTTTTGACCTTGTTGCTTTGCTTTCTTGCCTCCGTATGTATCACCCCGCTGGTGAAACGATTGGCGTTCGCCATCGGTGCCACAGACCGGCCCAATCAGCGGAAAGTGCATCAGAAAGTTATGCCCCGTTTAGGCGGGTTAGCCATATATGTCGCCTTTGTCATCGGCGTCTTGTTTTTGGATCCCGATAATGCCGTCGAAGTCCCGATTTTAATCGGCAGCGTCATCATTATTATTACCGGGATTCTCGATGATTTAATCGAGCTCTCCCCAAAAGTCAAGTTGACTGGCCAGCTGATCGCGGCGTTTGTCGTCGTCGTATTCGGCGGGATTCAGGTGGAATACATTAACTTGCCGTTTGGCTCCCAGCTGCATTTCGGTGTGCTCAGCATCCCGTTAACGATCCTTTGGATCGTTGGCATTACCAACGCCATCAACTTAATCGACGGGTTGGACGGGTTGGCCGCGGGCGTCTCGGCGATCGCCTTGGTCACGATCACGTGGATGGCGTTTTTAAAAGGCGATTTGTTTGTCGCGGGCATGAGCATCATCTTAATCGGCAGCATTTTAGGGTTTTTAGTCTACAATTTCCACCCGGCAAAAATTTTTATGGGGGATACGGGCGCGCTCTTTTTAGGGTACATGATCTCGGTTCTGTCGCTGCTCGGGTTTAAAAACGTAACGGCGATTTCGTTTATCATCCCGGTCATCATTTTAGGGGTGCCGATTTCCGATACGTTTTTTGCGATTATTCGCCGTTTGGTAAAGCGGCAGCCGCTGTCGGCGCCCGACAAATCGCATTTGCATCATTGCCTGCTTCGGCTCGGATACACCCATCGCCAAACCGTGCTGATCATTTACGGCGTGAGCGCTTTGTTCGGGTTGATTGCCGTGATTTTATCGAAAGCGGCGGCATGGGTGTCGCTCATCATTTTAACCGTCATCGTGCTCGTCCTAGAAGTGGTGGCGGAGAAAATCGGCCTCGTCGGGCATGAGTATCGCCCGATTTTGCGGATTGTCCAAGGCCTCCGGTATGTAAACGGCAAGATGAAATAA